The following coding sequences are from one Halorubrum sp. BOL3-1 window:
- a CDS encoding HIT domain-containing protein, whose product MEQIYAPWRIEWVERDEDPIDGCPFCVLPEREDDREARIVAYSDRNYVLLNNAPYNPGHAMVIPREHREDPTDLDDATLLDHAKLKAATLAAMRSDVDPDGVNTGQNLGDSAAGGSVDHLHTHVVPRWNGDTNFMPVTGDTKVIVEAIDRTYGHLHAGFAAGDDVVDAGDADAGEAVRLSFDLDGHSG is encoded by the coding sequence ATGGAGCAGATATACGCCCCCTGGCGGATCGAGTGGGTCGAGCGGGACGAGGACCCGATCGACGGCTGCCCGTTCTGCGTCCTCCCCGAGCGCGAGGACGACCGCGAGGCCCGGATCGTCGCCTACAGCGACCGCAACTACGTCCTGCTCAACAACGCCCCGTACAACCCCGGCCACGCGATGGTGATCCCCCGGGAACACCGCGAGGACCCGACCGACCTCGACGACGCGACCCTCCTCGACCACGCGAAGCTGAAGGCGGCGACGCTGGCGGCGATGCGCTCCGACGTCGACCCCGACGGCGTCAACACGGGACAGAACCTCGGTGACTCGGCCGCCGGCGGCTCGGTCGACCACCTCCACACCCACGTCGTCCCGCGTTGGAACGGCGACACGAACTTCATGCCCGTCACGGGCGACACGAAGGTGATCGTGGAGGCGATCGACCGGACCTACGGCCACCTCCACGCCGGCTTCGCCGCCGGCGACGACGTGGTCGACGCGGGCGACGCCGACGCGGGCGAGGCGGTGCGGCTCTCCTTCGACCTCGACGGGCACTCCGGATGA
- the map gene encoding type II methionyl aminopeptidase, with protein sequence MSHGSLDADAVESYREAGAVLAEAMNEAREMVEPGRTHLEVAEWTEDFVREQGAGLAFPVNVSVDPEASHATPARDDETEFGEEIVCLDVGVHVDGYIADAAVTVDHSGNPELVEAAEMALEAALDEAGPGVEVGVVGEAIEDVIRGYGYTPVLNLSGHGVERYDAHTGPTVPNRGVDRSVELEPGQAVAIEPFATDGRGKVGEGTDEEIFEQQGSGSVRDRRARQALEEIDAFDDLPFAARWLETDRAEMALRRLKQANAIKGYPVLKEDDDALVSQAEHTLLVTEDGVEVTTAGIHGFDD encoded by the coding sequence ATGAGTCACGGATCCCTCGACGCGGACGCGGTCGAGAGCTACCGCGAGGCGGGCGCGGTGTTAGCCGAGGCGATGAACGAGGCCCGAGAGATGGTCGAACCGGGCCGAACGCACCTCGAAGTCGCGGAGTGGACGGAGGACTTCGTCCGCGAGCAGGGCGCGGGCCTCGCGTTCCCGGTGAACGTCAGCGTCGACCCGGAGGCGTCCCACGCGACGCCCGCCCGCGACGACGAGACCGAGTTCGGCGAGGAGATTGTGTGTCTCGACGTCGGCGTCCACGTCGACGGCTACATCGCCGACGCCGCGGTAACCGTCGACCACTCCGGGAACCCGGAGCTCGTCGAGGCCGCGGAGATGGCGCTGGAAGCCGCCCTCGACGAGGCCGGTCCCGGCGTCGAGGTCGGCGTCGTCGGGGAGGCGATCGAGGACGTGATCCGCGGGTACGGCTACACGCCCGTCCTCAACCTCTCGGGTCACGGCGTCGAGCGTTACGACGCCCACACCGGTCCCACCGTCCCGAACCGCGGCGTCGACCGCTCGGTCGAGCTGGAGCCGGGGCAGGCGGTCGCTATCGAGCCGTTCGCGACCGACGGGCGCGGCAAGGTGGGCGAGGGGACCGACGAGGAGATCTTCGAACAGCAGGGCTCCGGGAGCGTTCGCGACCGCCGCGCCCGGCAGGCCCTCGAAGAGATCGATGCGTTCGACGACCTCCCCTTCGCCGCGCGGTGGCTGGAGACGGACCGCGCCGAGATGGCGCTCCGCCGGCTGAAGCAGGCGAACGCGATCAAGGGGTACCCCGTCCTGAAGGAAGACGACGACGCCCTCGTGAGTCAGGCGGAACACACCCTGCTCGTCACCGAGGACGGCGTCGAGGTGACGACCGCGGGCATCCACGGCTTCGACGACTGA
- a CDS encoding DUF2249 domain-containing protein codes for MSVDPFDDADERLDAREIDGEPFGDIMTALGGVDDGESLLLVNGFEPKPLYDVLEEREFTHETANPADGGWHVDITPA; via the coding sequence ATGAGCGTCGACCCGTTCGACGACGCGGACGAGCGGCTGGACGCCCGCGAGATCGACGGCGAACCGTTCGGGGACATCATGACCGCCCTCGGCGGGGTGGACGACGGGGAGTCGCTGCTGCTGGTCAACGGTTTCGAGCCGAAGCCGCTGTACGACGTGTTGGAGGAACGGGAGTTCACCCACGAGACGGCGAATCCGGCGGACGGCGGGTGGCACGTCGATATCACGCCCGCCTGA
- a CDS encoding CGCGG family rSAM-modified RiPP protein: MTTSHDGRDHGADPMADHVHENSWSANLEGPEHAADRDFLVRQAIEAVEHTAAGNHVNLVTHGDHGHPGAYLFDALESVLDDDLDPEYVEQCGCGGHVVRVDV, encoded by the coding sequence ATGACGACCTCTCACGACGGTCGCGACCACGGCGCGGATCCGATGGCGGATCACGTTCACGAGAACTCGTGGTCCGCGAACCTCGAAGGCCCCGAACACGCCGCGGACCGCGACTTCCTCGTCCGGCAGGCGATCGAGGCCGTCGAACACACGGCCGCCGGAAACCACGTCAACCTCGTCACCCACGGGGACCACGGCCACCCGGGGGCGTACCTCTTCGACGCGCTCGAATCGGTACTCGACGACGACCTCGACCCGGAGTACGTCGAGCAGTGCGGCTGCGGCGGCCACGTCGTTCGCGTCGACGTCTGA
- a CDS encoding histidine kinase N-terminal 7TM domain-containing protein: protein MAWQPTPHTAPLLIAAVVSLGFAVYAVANRSRGGHALLWSFVGVAGTAGVWSLAYAAQLSAASLSATLQFNRFVWLGTAGLAVAWPAFVLSYVDRTAWLGRRRFALFWLVPAAVVVAVWTVGADPLFYLDPSLVDAGGYRVLDYDPMPALLGFVGYTYAVNLFTFAVLGYAAAARDGVFRRQAAVLFVAGVAPLALGAAGVAGVIGPETGLVDFTPVAFSGTSALLAWVVFRYRLLDVSPIARDAVFAKLSDGVVVCDADGRVVDRNDFARSLFPDAEIGDHADEAFDDAPSVAEAVTDGTEDDEFHVTVDANGAPRFLTVDVHGVTAPGRARSGTVLLFRDVTERETLQRRYRVLIEKSPNVVAVCGDDGLVRYVSPSIERLLGHTASEVEGRPIIDLVHPEDRREAQQAFERAFDSDEPEALTHRIACDDGSWRRFETVIERLFEDAGEVVITATDVTEARRYEQRLQVLNRVLRHDLKNDTNVIGGYADLLRDHVDEEGDPYLDIIDRKVETLTHLSDQAREIDVALHSDASRSDIDLAPLVDRLCGSLDSSFPDSTVTVTVPESAVVAADELLESAIRNVLENAVVHNDGDDPHVEATVAADGDRFRVDVADDGPGIPPVERTVFTETRETALEHASGLGLWLVHWIVTESGGELEIDSREPTGTVVRMWLPQATDGSE, encoded by the coding sequence ATGGCGTGGCAACCGACGCCGCACACGGCCCCGCTGCTCATCGCGGCCGTCGTGTCACTCGGATTCGCCGTGTACGCAGTCGCCAACCGCTCGCGGGGAGGCCACGCCCTGCTGTGGAGCTTCGTCGGCGTCGCGGGCACCGCCGGCGTCTGGTCGCTGGCGTACGCGGCGCAGCTGTCGGCGGCCTCACTTTCGGCCACGCTACAGTTCAACCGCTTCGTCTGGCTCGGGACCGCCGGATTGGCTGTCGCGTGGCCGGCGTTCGTCCTCTCGTACGTCGACAGGACCGCGTGGCTCGGTCGCCGCCGCTTCGCGCTCTTCTGGCTCGTCCCCGCCGCGGTCGTCGTCGCCGTCTGGACGGTCGGGGCGGACCCGCTGTTTTACCTCGATCCGTCGCTCGTCGACGCCGGCGGCTACCGCGTCCTCGACTACGACCCGATGCCCGCGCTGCTCGGGTTCGTCGGCTACACCTACGCGGTCAACCTGTTCACCTTCGCCGTCCTCGGTTACGCTGCGGCCGCCCGCGACGGAGTCTTCCGCCGGCAGGCCGCCGTACTCTTCGTCGCCGGCGTCGCGCCGCTGGCGCTCGGCGCGGCCGGCGTCGCCGGCGTGATCGGTCCCGAAACCGGTCTCGTCGATTTTACCCCCGTCGCGTTCAGCGGGACATCGGCGCTTCTGGCGTGGGTCGTGTTCCGATACCGGCTGCTCGACGTCTCACCGATCGCCCGCGACGCGGTGTTCGCGAAACTCTCCGACGGCGTCGTCGTCTGCGACGCCGACGGCCGCGTTGTCGACCGCAACGACTTCGCCCGGTCGCTGTTCCCCGACGCCGAGATCGGCGATCACGCCGACGAGGCGTTCGACGACGCCCCGTCGGTCGCTGAGGCGGTCACGGACGGGACGGAAGACGACGAGTTCCACGTGACGGTCGACGCGAACGGCGCGCCGCGGTTCCTGACCGTCGACGTCCACGGCGTCACCGCACCGGGAAGAGCTCGCAGCGGGACGGTGCTCCTGTTCCGCGACGTCACCGAGCGGGAGACGCTACAGCGGCGTTACCGCGTGCTCATCGAGAAGTCGCCGAACGTGGTCGCCGTCTGCGGCGACGACGGCCTGGTCCGGTACGTCAGTCCGTCGATAGAGCGGCTGCTCGGCCACACGGCGAGCGAGGTGGAGGGGCGACCGATCATCGACCTGGTTCACCCCGAGGACCGGCGCGAGGCACAGCAGGCGTTCGAGCGCGCCTTCGACAGCGACGAGCCGGAGGCGCTCACGCACCGGATCGCGTGCGACGACGGCAGTTGGCGCCGGTTCGAGACGGTGATCGAACGGCTGTTCGAGGACGCGGGCGAGGTGGTCATCACCGCCACCGACGTCACCGAGGCCCGCCGGTACGAACAGCGGCTTCAGGTGTTGAACCGCGTTCTGCGACACGATCTAAAAAACGATACCAACGTCATCGGCGGGTACGCGGACCTCCTCCGAGACCACGTCGACGAGGAGGGGGATCCGTACCTCGACATCATCGATCGGAAGGTCGAGACCCTGACCCACCTCAGCGATCAGGCCCGCGAGATCGACGTCGCGCTCCACAGCGACGCGAGCCGGAGCGACATCGATCTAGCCCCGCTGGTCGACCGGCTCTGCGGCTCGTTAGACTCCTCGTTCCCCGACTCGACGGTGACGGTGACCGTCCCGGAGTCGGCCGTCGTCGCCGCCGACGAACTCTTGGAGTCAGCGATCCGAAACGTGTTGGAGAACGCCGTCGTCCACAACGACGGCGACGACCCGCACGTCGAGGCGACGGTCGCCGCCGACGGCGACCGGTTCCGGGTCGACGTGGCCGACGACGGCCCGGGGATCCCGCCGGTCGAGCGGACCGTGTTCACGGAGACCCGAGAGACGGCGCTCGAACACGCGAGCGGACTCGGACTCTGGCTCGTCCACTGGATCGTCACGGAGTCGGGCGGCGAGCTTGAGATCGACAGCCGGGAGCCGACCGGCACGGTGGTGCGGATGTGGCTCCCGCAAGCGACCGACGGAAGCGAGTGA
- a CDS encoding peroxiredoxin: MFDPGDSAPEITLTDHRGETVTVDPAAASHTVVYFYPRADTPGCTAEACGFRDEWDAFEDRDVAVVGISDDPAEDLEPFAAEYDLPFTLLSDPDGAVAGAYDSYGEKSMFGNTFDGVFRNTYVLDGEGTVVLAYEGVSPEDHAAEILDDLDALAA, encoded by the coding sequence ATGTTCGACCCGGGCGACTCCGCACCCGAGATCACGCTCACCGACCACCGCGGCGAGACGGTCACCGTCGACCCGGCCGCGGCCAGTCACACGGTGGTGTACTTCTACCCCCGAGCCGACACGCCCGGCTGTACCGCCGAGGCGTGTGGCTTCCGCGACGAGTGGGACGCGTTCGAGGACAGGGACGTCGCCGTCGTCGGGATCAGCGACGACCCCGCCGAGGACCTCGAACCGTTCGCCGCGGAGTACGACCTCCCCTTCACCCTGCTGTCTGACCCCGACGGCGCTGTCGCGGGCGCGTACGACTCCTACGGCGAGAAGTCGATGTTCGGGAACACCTTCGACGGCGTGTTCCGGAACACGTACGTCCTCGACGGCGAGGGCACCGTCGTCCTCGCGTACGAGGGTGTCTCCCCCGAGGACCACGCCGCCGAGATTCTCGACGACCTCGACGCGCTCGCCGCCTGA